TTTTTTACTAGCGGTGTGTCTGCAAGCATTGTACGTAAAGTTTTCCCTAAAGACCCATTACCGGTTTTTTTCCGGTATCCCCGTTTCAAGTCTCGAAAACGCTGCTCAGCAAAATTATTCGTTCTTTGCGGTTGAATGTGTTTCTTCCCATCACATGTTTCCACCTCGATCGGGTCTGCAAATAACTTTTCCCAATACTTGTCAATTTGTTCAATCATTTTTTGGTGTCGCTCATTTTTTTTGTAAGTTTTCGAACTTACGATCTCTTTTCTAAGCTTCTTTACTTCTTTTTCAATCGTGCCGATAGGAGCTGCGGCCCCTTCGTTATTGAGTCCTCTCTTGCTTGTTTTGGGGGCGATCCGCATTGCGTCACGAAGCTTTTCAAAAAGTTCAATTTCTGATTCAATCCGATCAACACTCTTCCATAATGATCTATTCTTCATCACATCGGATAGATCGAAAAATGCTTTATGAAGGGCTTTATTGTCTCTGTGGCCTCGACGGAGTTTAATTTTTCGAAGTTGATCAAGATCTGCATGCGCCACTTTCAATCTCTTTGCAAATTCAAGATGAGGCCGGTCAAAAGGAAACCCATATCCGTTTCCCTGCTTTTTTCCATTAAGCGCCCAGATGATTAAACTGTATGCAGCAATCACAGGCATGCAGGTGAAAAATGTATCACTACTGGATGAATGTTGATGATTCAGCATATCAATCAGATTTGTATTTTCATCGACAGTTTGTTTAAATTTTCGCAAACGATAATTCAGTTTGCCGGCAATTCCATGTTTGGTCAAGCTTTTGCGGATGTTGTCATATTCCGCCTCAAGCAGATCTTTGCCGATATCCCGCAGAAAATGGAAATGGCAAATAAAATCCAAGATGTTCGGAAAAACCTTTTCGACAGCTTTAATAATGCCTTTGGACATATCATGAACCAATGCCAGCGGCTCCCCGAATAGACTTTTAATATCCTCAAGGAAAGGAACAATGCTGTCGGACTTTTCACTGAGCAATTTACAATTACCCAGGACAATTTTCATGATAGAATCTAGTCCACTCATCAGCAAAGGACTCTTATCTTCGTAAGTTGCATCCAGATGAAGGATATAACCACCTTCTAATGCCATAGCGGCTTTGATTCGTGGTGCGCTTTTCCGGTGTGCAAGCATAAGATATACAATGAACTTTTTACCAAGATAGGCAATCTCAGAGGGGCTGATATGGACATTTTTGACTGCAAGTTGCTCGACAATGCCGTGATCGGCCAGATGGTTTACAAAAAGAGCCTTGCCTACATGAACAAGTATATCGTAACCGAAGTTACATGCGGGCGGAACGATTTTGCAAAGTTCTTTTGAACGGTATTGTATACCGCACTGGGGACACACCTTGATTGTTTCACGGGCTTTGAAGCTACCAATCTGGATCGTCTTTTTTATTCGAGTATCGGTTTTCAGGACATTCAGACGACTCTTATCGTTCAGGCAAAATTCCTCTTCAGGAAAAAAATCAAACACAGGTGGTATATCAAACAATGTAGTATTTGCCACGCTACCATAAACCTTTTTCTTATAATGACAAAGGCAATTCAAAAAGGCGTTCCCGGCGTTTTTTTTACTGTCAGACCGTGGTAGGTGAAAAGGTTCCTGATACTATCCGGGGTGACGTTACAATCGTTGTCTTTTAATTTTAAAGCCAGATCTTCAATACTCAGATGAGGGTTCTTAATTGTTTCCACAAGAATTAAAATCGCTTCAAAATCTGATGGTAGCTGTTTAATTCTAGTCATACCGGCACGGTAATCTTTTTGTCTGATGTAATCTTTCTCAACTGCAGAAAAGTAAACATAGCGCCCTTGAATCTTTTTCCGTTTTAAATCTGGGTGCTTCTGCAGAGCAGTGAGAAAAGAGCGAACAGAAATGCCCA
Above is a genomic segment from Candidatus Desulfatibia profunda containing:
- a CDS encoding transposase, which gives rise to MANTTLFDIPPVFDFFPEEEFCLNDKSRLNVLKTDTRIKKTIQIGSFKARETIKVCPQCGIQYRSKELCKIVPPACNFGYDILVHVGKALFVNHLADHGIVEQLAVKNVHISPSEIAYLGKKFIVYLMLAHRKSAPRIKAAMALEGGYILHLDATYEDKSPLLMSGLDSIMKIVLGNCKLLSEKSDSIVPFLEDIKSLFGEPLALVHDMSKGIIKAVEKVFPNILDFICHFHFLRDIGKDLLEAEYDNIRKSLTKHGIAGKLNYRLRKFKQTVDENTNLIDMLNHQHSSSSDTFFTCMPVIAAYSLIIWALNGKKQGNGYGFPFDRPHLEFAKRLKVAHADLDQLRKIKLRRGHRDNKALHKAFFDLSDVMKNRSLWKSVDRIESEIELFEKLRDAMRIAPKTSKRGLNNEGAAAPIGTIEKEVKKLRKEIVSSKTYKKNERHQKMIEQIDKYWEKLFADPIEVETCDGKKHIQPQRTNNFAEQRFRDLKRGYRKKTGNGSLGKTLRTMLADTPLVKNLQNDEYMKILLNGKLNLQELFAEIDVTEVRNELKSTQGNIEKIPAKLKKLTNQTDYPEMLKNYFFKLKSNGIFCQ